From a region of the Corallococcus coralloides DSM 2259 genome:
- the ftsH gene encoding ATP-dependent zinc metalloprotease FtsH, producing the protein MKPQDLPPGMGPRGKKSDKPTPTKGGFKFGSPLGYILLLVLGFLLFRNVFQDAGVRRVSYSQLRDAVENGQFSRVQISNEWVKGFLKENAQPPPGERGTLRSEPSALPWMAYRVPGDEGLVPLLEQKGIQFEAVPQSSFSEVLWIWLIPMGLLILFWSFMMRRMSGGMGQGPQSVMSFGKTRAKVQAEADTGVGFKDVAGVDEAVDELREIVEFLKTPEKFRRLGGRIPKGVLLVGPPGTGKTLLARAVAGEAGVPFFNLSGSEFVEMFVGVGAARVRDLFAQATAKAPCIIFIDELDAIGKSRNSGVAGGHDEREQTLNQLLAEMDGFDSRAGLIILAATNRPEILDSALMRPGRFDRQVLVDRPDKRGRERVLEIHAKGVKLAPDVDLKVIASRTPGFAGADLANVVNEAALLAARKNRDAVMRADFEEAIERVVAGLEKKNRRMNEREKEIVAHHEAGHAVVGWMLPYAERVTKVSIIPRGLAALGYTMSLPLEDRYLMSFDELRDKMAGMMGGRAAEEIFIGEVSTGASNDIKQATEIAKMMVRDYGMSTLGPVALSGEQGPGFLRSAGLPESRSYSEQTARMIDDEVRKMVSEALDRAREVLHTNRDKVEALAARLLATEVIEEEAMITILGPKVQAQRGLLHPEARTVISAHPVGGTESEPPVPPTQHAEGKLDS; encoded by the coding sequence ATGAAGCCACAGGACCTGCCGCCGGGGATGGGCCCGCGCGGAAAGAAGAGCGACAAGCCAACACCCACGAAAGGTGGGTTCAAGTTCGGCTCACCACTGGGCTACATCCTCCTGCTCGTCCTGGGGTTCCTGCTGTTCCGGAACGTGTTTCAGGACGCGGGCGTGCGCCGGGTGTCGTACAGCCAACTGCGCGACGCGGTGGAGAACGGTCAGTTCAGCCGTGTTCAGATTTCAAACGAGTGGGTGAAGGGCTTCCTCAAGGAGAACGCCCAGCCTCCTCCGGGCGAGCGCGGCACGCTGCGCAGCGAGCCCAGCGCCCTGCCGTGGATGGCCTACCGCGTCCCGGGTGACGAGGGCCTGGTGCCCCTCTTGGAGCAGAAGGGCATTCAGTTCGAGGCCGTGCCGCAGTCCAGCTTCAGCGAGGTGCTGTGGATCTGGCTCATTCCCATGGGTCTGCTCATCCTCTTCTGGAGCTTCATGATGCGCCGGATGTCCGGCGGCATGGGCCAGGGCCCGCAGAGCGTCATGTCCTTTGGCAAGACGCGCGCGAAGGTGCAGGCGGAGGCCGACACCGGCGTGGGCTTCAAGGACGTGGCCGGCGTGGACGAGGCCGTGGACGAGCTCCGCGAAATCGTCGAGTTCCTCAAGACGCCGGAGAAGTTCCGCCGCCTGGGCGGCCGCATCCCCAAGGGCGTGCTGCTCGTGGGCCCTCCGGGCACGGGCAAGACGCTGCTGGCCCGGGCCGTGGCGGGTGAAGCGGGCGTGCCCTTCTTCAACCTCTCCGGTTCGGAGTTCGTGGAGATGTTCGTCGGCGTGGGCGCGGCCCGCGTCCGCGACCTCTTCGCCCAGGCCACCGCGAAGGCGCCGTGCATCATCTTCATCGACGAGCTGGACGCCATCGGCAAGAGCCGCAACTCGGGCGTGGCCGGCGGCCATGACGAGCGCGAGCAGACGCTCAACCAGCTGCTCGCGGAGATGGACGGCTTCGACAGCCGCGCGGGCCTCATCATCCTGGCGGCGACGAACCGCCCGGAGATTCTGGACAGCGCGCTGATGCGCCCGGGCCGCTTCGACCGGCAGGTGCTGGTGGACCGCCCGGACAAGCGCGGCCGCGAGCGGGTGCTGGAGATCCACGCCAAGGGCGTGAAGCTGGCCCCGGACGTGGACCTCAAGGTGATTGCCTCGCGCACGCCGGGCTTCGCCGGCGCGGACCTGGCCAACGTGGTGAACGAGGCGGCGCTGCTCGCCGCGCGCAAGAACCGCGACGCGGTGATGCGGGCGGACTTCGAGGAGGCCATCGAGCGCGTGGTGGCGGGCCTGGAGAAGAAGAACCGCCGCATGAACGAGCGCGAGAAGGAGATCGTCGCGCACCACGAGGCGGGCCACGCGGTGGTGGGCTGGATGCTGCCCTACGCCGAGCGGGTGACCAAGGTGTCCATCATCCCGCGCGGCCTGGCGGCGCTGGGCTACACCATGTCGCTGCCGCTGGAGGACCGCTACCTCATGTCCTTCGACGAGCTGCGCGACAAGATGGCCGGCATGATGGGCGGCCGCGCGGCGGAGGAGATCTTCATCGGCGAGGTGTCCACCGGCGCGTCCAACGACATCAAGCAGGCGACGGAGATCGCCAAGATGATGGTCCGCGACTACGGCATGAGCACGCTGGGGCCGGTGGCGCTGAGCGGTGAGCAGGGGCCGGGCTTCCTCAGGTCCGCGGGCCTGCCGGAGTCACGCAGCTACTCCGAGCAGACGGCGCGGATGATCGACGACGAGGTCCGCAAGATGGTCTCCGAGGCGCTGGACCGCGCCCGGGAGGTCCTCCACACGAACCGCGACAAGGTGGAGGCCCTGGCGGCGCGGCTCCTGGCGACGGAGGTCATCGAGGAGGAGGCGATGATCACCATCCTGGGGCCCAAGGTGCAGGCGCAGCGCGGCCTGCTCCACCCGGAAGCGCGCACGGTCATCTCCGCGCACCCCGTGGGGGGCACGGAGTCCGAGCCGCCGGTGCCGCCCACGCAGCACGCCGAAGGCAAGCTCGACTCCTGA
- a CDS encoding RNA polymerase sigma factor region1.1 domain-containing protein yields the protein MENRIGKSYVARKALFAKGLKDGRLTVQEIEEALPAGTLTAAERWLLYYSLRAAQVEIIDEVTGQVDHGFMAEAPPQAPSNH from the coding sequence GTGGAGAACCGGATCGGAAAGAGCTACGTCGCGCGGAAAGCGTTGTTCGCCAAGGGCCTGAAGGACGGCCGGCTCACGGTGCAGGAAATCGAGGAGGCGCTCCCCGCGGGGACGCTGACGGCCGCCGAGCGGTGGCTCCTCTACTACTCCCTTCGCGCCGCCCAGGTGGAGATCATCGACGAGGTGACCGGGCAGGTGGATCACGGCTTCATGGCGGAAGCGCCGCCCCAGGCCCCATCCAACCACTAG